A genome region from candidate division KSB1 bacterium includes the following:
- a CDS encoding carboxypeptidase-like regulatory domain-containing protein, protein MRKKRLLLLMVWIGILVLTVFPLDNYAATTGKIAGKVIDKNTQEPLPGANVVIEGTKMGAATDLEGEYFIINVQPGIYAVRATMMGYTVVTKTNVRVAVDQTTTIDFELEPTVIEGQQISIVSERPVVDKDITGSQEIMDAGYIERAPIADLSGALSQKVGVYNTGETTYFRGGLASEVNYKVDGASLNSGLLSDNWQRLNTTAMQEVKVMTGGFNAEYGNAMSGVVNVVTKEASRQKQNFHGKFNYRMRPAGQYHWGPNMYSDDLWKYTNFDKEYWEGTLEDPAQRQNYANYFKRFYGWDGETVPSADQLLDTYREQITPDDVLGDYTERAEHEIEGTLYGALTENFTLLLTGRYKRGVNIFPQAHAYNPEYNAQAKLNYYFSSNKKLTLNVLRGWYKSATYTESNWNNMESSQEARWQPNADVRSPYDNKAYAPWGGYWLKGPQEKTINMATLKWQHTLSPATFYTVQFYLPG, encoded by the coding sequence ATGCGTAAAAAACGTTTGCTCCTTTTAATGGTGTGGATTGGCATACTTGTGTTGACTGTTTTTCCGCTGGATAATTATGCGGCGACCACAGGTAAAATTGCCGGAAAGGTGATTGATAAAAATACACAAGAACCTTTACCGGGTGCCAATGTCGTTATCGAAGGAACAAAAATGGGGGCTGCGACGGATTTGGAAGGTGAGTATTTCATCATTAATGTGCAGCCGGGAATCTATGCGGTGCGTGCGACGATGATGGGATATACCGTTGTCACAAAAACAAATGTTAGAGTTGCTGTGGATCAGACAACAACGATTGATTTTGAATTAGAGCCCACTGTAATCGAAGGCCAACAAATATCCATTGTTTCTGAGCGTCCTGTGGTTGATAAAGATATTACAGGCAGTCAGGAGATTATGGATGCCGGCTACATTGAGAGAGCTCCAATTGCTGATTTAAGTGGCGCCTTGAGTCAAAAAGTGGGTGTTTATAATACCGGTGAAACCACTTATTTTCGCGGCGGCCTGGCCTCGGAGGTGAATTACAAGGTTGACGGTGCTTCTTTAAACAGTGGGCTTTTATCTGATAACTGGCAACGATTAAACACAACGGCCATGCAGGAAGTTAAAGTGATGACAGGCGGGTTCAATGCTGAATATGGTAATGCGATGTCCGGTGTTGTTAATGTTGTCACTAAAGAAGCTTCCCGGCAAAAGCAAAATTTTCATGGTAAATTCAATTATCGTATGCGACCCGCTGGTCAGTATCACTGGGGCCCCAATATGTACAGTGATGATTTGTGGAAATATACAAATTTTGACAAAGAATACTGGGAAGGTACATTGGAGGACCCGGCACAACGTCAGAATTACGCCAATTATTTCAAGCGTTTCTACGGTTGGGATGGCGAAACCGTGCCCTCTGCGGATCAATTGCTGGACACGTACAGAGAACAGATCACACCCGATGATGTGTTAGGCGACTATACCGAACGTGCCGAGCATGAAATTGAAGGCACACTTTACGGCGCCTTGACGGAGAATTTTACACTGTTGCTTACCGGACGCTATAAACGCGGTGTTAATATTTTCCCGCAGGCTCACGCTTACAATCCAGAGTACAACGCACAGGCAAAATTAAACTATTATTTTTCCTCGAACAAAAAGCTTACGCTGAATGTGCTCAGAGGATGGTATAAAAGTGCGACCTATACCGAGAGCAATTGGAATAATATGGAATCTTCTCAGGAAGCGCGCTGGCAACCGAATGCGGATGTACGCTCTCCCTATGACAACAAAGCTTATGCTCCCTGGGGCGGTTATTGGTTAAAAGGACCTCAGGAAAAAACAATTAATATGGCAACGTTGAAATGGCAGCATACGCTGAGTCCGGCTA